A DNA window from Vibrio cidicii contains the following coding sequences:
- a CDS encoding SDR family oxidoreductase: MNTAVLITGATSGIGKKLAQDYAASGVDVIACGRNQAALNELAAHSPRISCLQFDVTDYEQTKKALAALPVTPSMWIFNAGDCEYLDHGVVDAKLVARVMNVNVMGVVNCIEGCQHHFQAGHRLVIVGSIASELALPRAEAYGASKAAVSYFARSLALDLQPKGITVSVVFPGFVQTPLTDKNTFAMPMMISADEASRAIRTQLNAGKEYLYFPAGFTTTLRLIACLPYRWQRWLTSKLLFNKKDQA; the protein is encoded by the coding sequence ATGAATACAGCGGTTTTAATCACTGGCGCGACCTCAGGCATCGGCAAAAAACTTGCCCAAGATTACGCGGCGAGTGGCGTTGACGTGATTGCGTGTGGGCGTAACCAAGCCGCATTGAATGAGTTAGCGGCACACAGCCCCCGTATTTCCTGCTTGCAATTTGATGTCACTGACTATGAGCAGACGAAAAAGGCTTTAGCGGCTCTGCCTGTTACCCCAAGCATGTGGATTTTCAACGCTGGCGACTGCGAATACCTCGACCATGGCGTGGTGGATGCCAAACTGGTGGCACGAGTGATGAATGTGAACGTGATGGGCGTGGTGAACTGCATTGAGGGTTGCCAGCATCATTTTCAAGCAGGGCATCGATTAGTGATTGTCGGCTCCATTGCCTCAGAGCTCGCGTTGCCAAGAGCGGAAGCTTATGGCGCGTCGAAAGCGGCAGTGAGCTACTTTGCCAGAAGTCTGGCTCTTGACTTGCAACCTAAAGGTATCACCGTCTCGGTGGTTTTCCCGGGTTTTGTACAAACGCCTTTGACCGATAAAAACACCTTTGCTATGCCGATGATGATATCGGCCGATGAAGCTTCACGAGCCATTCGAACTCAACTGAACGCGGGCAAAGAGTACCTCTATTTCCCCGCAGGCTTTACCACCACCCTACGTTTAATCGCTTGCTTGCCTTATCGCTGGCAAAGGTGGCTAACGTCTAAACTGCTATTTAATAAGAAGGATCAAGCATGA
- the bioC gene encoding malonyl-ACP O-methyltransferase BioC, whose protein sequence is MKQALLTDTASSDKQAIALAFGKAAKTYDQHAAFQRDVGHRLLEKMPEDLTGRRVLDLGCGTGYFSELLRDRGASVVCADLSSQMLATARKRCGDWRVTYQVADAEALPFPSAEFDYVFSSLALQWCQDLAYPLREIKRVLKPKGMAFFSTLLDGSLLELKTAWRKIDAYQHVNHFISANQVKIALAQSHCHNHHLDLTDITVWYPSAFAVMRDLKGIGANHVSGRSHGLTSRKVLTQVEREYQTFQNHLGHVPASYKVCLGVIEI, encoded by the coding sequence GTGAAGCAAGCATTATTAACCGACACAGCCAGTAGCGATAAACAGGCGATTGCCTTGGCGTTTGGTAAAGCAGCGAAAACTTACGATCAACACGCGGCGTTTCAGCGTGATGTTGGCCATCGGCTACTAGAGAAAATGCCTGAAGATCTCACAGGGCGGCGTGTTTTAGATCTTGGCTGCGGTACTGGCTATTTCTCAGAATTGCTGCGAGATAGGGGAGCTTCGGTGGTGTGCGCTGATCTCTCGTCACAGATGTTAGCAACGGCTCGTAAACGCTGTGGCGATTGGCGCGTCACCTATCAGGTTGCCGATGCCGAAGCTTTGCCTTTTCCTTCCGCTGAGTTCGATTACGTTTTTAGCAGCCTGGCTTTGCAGTGGTGTCAGGATTTGGCCTATCCGCTGAGAGAAATCAAACGCGTGCTCAAGCCAAAAGGCATGGCGTTTTTCTCCACATTGCTGGATGGTTCACTGTTGGAGCTGAAAACCGCGTGGCGAAAAATTGATGCATATCAACACGTCAACCATTTCATCTCCGCCAATCAGGTAAAAATTGCGTTAGCGCAATCTCATTGCCATAACCATCATCTAGACTTGACCGACATCACAGTTTGGTACCCATCAGCGTTTGCCGTGATGCGAGATCTCAAAGGTATTGGGGCGAATCACGTAAGTGGTCGTTCACATGGTTTAACCAGTCGTAAAGTATTGACGCAGGTTGAGCGCGAGTATCAAACATTTCAAAACCATCTGGGGCATGTACCGGCCAGTTATAAGGTTTGTTTAGGGGTTATAGAGATATGA
- a CDS encoding DUF2878 domain-containing protein — protein MMRLLLVSTWFQLGWFLCVLGKETWQWAALGYVIATLLWSWKTQPRQLKSIAIVAISGTVLDSINQQVELLNFVSDALPLWMVCLWWLFAWYASQLILVIRRFRRAQVCAIGGIAGALSYIAGEQLGAVQFGYGFLLTALILLMQWILITFCILKVYDHGNFVRESAC, from the coding sequence ATGATGCGATTGTTGCTTGTCTCGACTTGGTTCCAACTTGGCTGGTTTCTGTGCGTGCTCGGCAAAGAGACTTGGCAGTGGGCGGCGCTCGGTTATGTGATTGCCACTTTGCTGTGGAGTTGGAAAACCCAGCCTCGGCAGCTGAAAAGCATCGCTATAGTTGCCATCAGTGGCACGGTGTTGGACAGCATAAACCAGCAAGTTGAGCTGCTCAATTTTGTCTCCGATGCGTTACCGCTGTGGATGGTCTGCTTGTGGTGGCTGTTTGCTTGGTATGCCAGTCAGCTCATTTTGGTTATCAGGCGCTTTCGCCGCGCGCAAGTCTGCGCGATTGGCGGCATCGCAGGCGCGTTGAGTTACATCGCGGGTGAGCAGTTGGGCGCGGTGCAGTTTGGTTACGGCTTTTTGCTGACCGCCCTCATTTTGTTGATGCAGTGGATATTGATAACGTTTTGCATACTCAAGGTATACGACCATGGAAATTTCGTTCGTGAAAGCGCATGTTAA
- a CDS encoding DUF3833 domain-containing protein — protein MKSWLITCLCFLLSACSTDLTQYKATSPTFDLFGYFVGKTHAWGMVQDYSGLQTRRFEVAIVGQVSGNQLTLVEDFVFDDGEVDQRIWTITRLDNGQYQGEADDIIGVAHGAEQGNALQWQYDFELKMDDSTVTVTFDDWLYRQDDKHVFNLTKIKKFGIEVGTITLFFQKQ, from the coding sequence ATGAAAAGCTGGCTGATCACCTGCTTGTGTTTTTTGTTGAGTGCGTGTTCAACGGATCTCACCCAGTACAAAGCAACCTCGCCGACTTTTGACCTTTTTGGCTATTTTGTAGGAAAGACACACGCATGGGGTATGGTGCAAGACTACAGTGGCCTACAGACGCGGCGATTTGAGGTCGCTATTGTCGGCCAAGTCAGTGGTAACCAACTTACACTGGTGGAAGACTTCGTGTTTGATGATGGCGAAGTCGATCAGCGCATCTGGACAATTACCCGCCTAGATAATGGCCAGTATCAAGGAGAGGCTGACGATATTATTGGCGTGGCTCACGGCGCCGAGCAGGGCAATGCGCTGCAATGGCAGTACGACTTTGAACTGAAAATGGATGACAGCACTGTGACGGTTACTTTTGACGATTGGCTGTATCGTCAAGATGACAAGCATGTGTTCAACCTGACCAAAATCAAGAAGTTTGGTATCGAGGTAGGCACGATTACTCTCTTTTTCCAAAAGCAATAA
- the lolA gene encoding outer membrane lipoprotein chaperone LolA: MKKWFTLMFLSASVMASPQEELSNRLAINDGFSAQFSQTVLSPEGETIMEGEGTVEIARPSLFRWNTTFPDENLLVSDGKTLWYYSPFIEQVSIYWQEQATEQTPFVLLTRNRASDWQNYRVEQQGNVFTLSPKAVDSTQGQFQIDIDAKGIVNGFNVIEQDGQKGLFKFSQVKLGKPNADRFTFAIPEGVEVDDQRN; encoded by the coding sequence ATGAAGAAATGGTTTACGTTGATGTTTCTAAGCGCGTCGGTAATGGCTTCCCCACAGGAGGAGCTCAGCAACCGCTTGGCGATCAACGATGGCTTTAGTGCCCAATTTTCCCAAACGGTCCTCAGCCCCGAAGGGGAAACCATTATGGAAGGGGAAGGAACCGTTGAAATTGCTCGTCCGAGTCTGTTTCGCTGGAACACCACTTTTCCGGATGAAAACCTGTTAGTTTCTGATGGCAAAACGCTTTGGTACTACAGCCCTTTTATTGAACAGGTCAGCATTTACTGGCAAGAGCAAGCGACGGAGCAAACCCCCTTTGTACTACTAACACGCAATCGAGCCAGTGATTGGCAGAATTATCGCGTTGAGCAACAAGGCAATGTCTTTACCTTAAGTCCGAAAGCAGTCGATTCGACTCAAGGCCAGTTTCAAATCGATATTGATGCCAAAGGCATAGTCAATGGCTTTAATGTGATTGAGCAAGACGGCCAAAAAGGGCTGTTCAAGTTCAGCCAAGTGAAGCTGGGCAAACCGAATGCCGACAGATTTACCTTCGCCATTCCAGAGGGAGTGGAAGTGGATGATCAAAGGAATTAA
- the bioD gene encoding dethiobiotin synthase: protein MSRAFFVAGTDTDVGKTVASKAILHALAAREIKTIGYKPVAAGSEKTAEGWRNSDALHLQAAATVDVAYEDVNPYALELPASPHIAAKHEQVAIDYTVLSNKLAQHKQNADVVLVEGAGGWRVPISDEESLSTWVQQEQLPVILVVGIKLGCLSHALLTAEVIKSDGLNLIGWVANRVNPGTEHYADIIEMLEMRLAVPKLGEIPYIPKAKRKDLAKYIDVTALLGA from the coding sequence ATGAGTAGGGCATTTTTTGTTGCAGGTACGGATACCGATGTTGGCAAAACCGTGGCTTCAAAAGCCATTCTTCATGCGTTGGCAGCGAGAGAGATAAAAACAATCGGTTACAAGCCCGTGGCTGCGGGCAGTGAAAAAACGGCCGAAGGTTGGCGAAATTCCGATGCACTGCACTTGCAAGCCGCTGCAACAGTTGACGTTGCTTACGAGGATGTGAACCCGTATGCGCTCGAACTGCCGGCGTCTCCTCACATTGCGGCGAAGCATGAACAGGTCGCAATAGACTACACCGTTCTAAGTAACAAATTGGCGCAGCACAAGCAAAATGCCGATGTGGTGTTAGTTGAAGGTGCTGGCGGTTGGCGTGTGCCCATCTCAGATGAAGAAAGTTTGTCTACTTGGGTACAACAAGAGCAACTCCCTGTTATTTTGGTGGTCGGTATCAAGTTAGGTTGCTTAAGTCACGCGCTGTTAACGGCAGAAGTGATCAAATCCGATGGCTTGAACCTGATTGGCTGGGTGGCCAATCGAGTGAACCCGGGGACTGAGCACTATGCTGACATCATTGAAATGTTAGAAATGCGTTTAGCGGTGCCTAAGCTCGGAGAAATTCCTTATATTCCTAAGGCCAAGCGCAAAGATCTGGCTAAGTACATTGATGTCACAGCATTGCTTGGGGCATAA
- a CDS encoding chalcone isomerase family protein, producing MEISFVKAHVKQTLVATMFIVASAALPVKAQLSGADTQNWRQWRTVGEAQLSWLFFDIYQSRLLTSTGRFEQGTDVSPHPLALEINYLRDISQKDLLKATQQQWQKLGFAKAAQQRWIAVLSELFPDVQAGDSLTYLTDGQTGQLMFKRLAQSDYEVIGYVADEELNDAFLSIWLSPQSNYPQLRQQLIGQVSR from the coding sequence ATGGAAATTTCGTTCGTGAAAGCGCATGTTAAGCAAACTCTGGTTGCAACGATGTTTATTGTGGCGAGTGCTGCGTTGCCGGTGAAAGCGCAACTGAGCGGTGCGGATACCCAGAATTGGAGACAATGGCGCACCGTTGGCGAGGCGCAGCTAAGCTGGCTGTTTTTTGATATCTACCAGTCCCGCCTTTTGACCTCAACCGGGCGTTTTGAACAGGGGACGGATGTCAGTCCTCATCCATTAGCACTGGAGATCAATTATCTGCGTGATATCAGCCAAAAAGATCTGCTCAAAGCAACGCAGCAGCAGTGGCAGAAACTTGGCTTTGCGAAAGCGGCGCAACAACGTTGGATAGCGGTGCTCAGTGAGCTTTTTCCGGATGTTCAAGCGGGTGATAGCCTTACCTATCTGACCGACGGGCAAACCGGGCAACTGATGTTTAAACGCTTGGCGCAAAGTGACTACGAAGTGATTGGCTATGTGGCCGATGAAGAGCTCAATGACGCTTTTTTATCCATTTGGCTATCGCCGCAGAGTAATTATCCGCAGCTTCGTCAACAACTTATAGGGCAGGTAAGCCGATGA
- the htpX gene encoding protease HtpX produces MKRVMLFLITNLAVVLVLSLVLNIVYAVTGMKPGSLSGLLVMAAVFGFGGAFISLMMSKSMALRSVGGMVIESPRNETEHWLLQTVSRQAQQAGIGMPTVAIYDSPDINAFATGAKRDDSLVAVSTGLLHNMTRDEAEAVLAHEVSHIANGDMVTMTLMQGVVNTFVIFLSRFIANMVASNDDEEGEGSNMMVYFGVSIALELVFGFLASFITMWYSRHREFHADAGAARLVGKEKMIAALERLKISQESKLDGTMMAFGINGKQSLTELLMSHPPLDKRISALRGGQF; encoded by the coding sequence ATGAAGCGAGTCATGTTGTTCTTAATCACCAACCTAGCTGTCGTATTGGTACTGAGCTTAGTGTTGAATATTGTTTACGCCGTTACCGGAATGAAACCGGGCAGCCTATCCGGGTTACTGGTTATGGCGGCGGTGTTTGGTTTTGGTGGTGCGTTCATCTCACTGATGATGTCAAAGAGCATGGCATTGCGCTCTGTTGGCGGCATGGTGATTGAAAGCCCACGTAACGAAACCGAACATTGGTTGCTGCAAACGGTTAGCCGTCAGGCGCAGCAAGCGGGCATTGGTATGCCAACGGTGGCTATCTACGATTCACCAGACATCAACGCGTTTGCCACTGGGGCGAAACGTGACGATTCACTGGTGGCCGTTTCAACCGGTCTGTTGCACAACATGACCCGTGATGAAGCTGAAGCGGTCTTGGCCCATGAAGTGAGCCATATTGCGAATGGCGATATGGTGACCATGACGTTAATGCAAGGCGTGGTGAACACCTTTGTTATCTTCCTATCGCGTTTTATTGCCAACATGGTGGCTTCAAACGACGATGAAGAGGGCGAAGGCAGCAATATGATGGTCTACTTTGGTGTCTCTATCGCTCTGGAGTTGGTCTTTGGTTTCCTCGCTAGCTTTATCACCATGTGGTACAGCCGCCATCGTGAGTTCCACGCTGATGCAGGCGCGGCTCGCTTAGTGGGTAAAGAGAAAATGATTGCGGCGCTGGAGCGCTTGAAGATCAGCCAAGAGTCGAAACTGGATGGCACCATGATGGCGTTTGGTATCAATGGTAAACAGTCGCTGACTGAACTACTGATGAGCCACCCGCCACTGGACAAACGAATCTCTGCTCTGCGTGGTGGACAGTTCTAA
- a CDS encoding DUF1365 domain-containing protein has product MASPAQSQLYVGTVRHRRFTPVQHALNYPLFMPAIDLDELETLQQSVWGFGQRWWHWARWKRSDYLGSGDLKTAVQEKVRQLTGVDCQGKVIAVCHLRYLGLYFSPVNFYYLHDANGNWRYMLAEVSNTPWNERHYYAVSANQDDETYGWTQQKAFHVSPFNPLDQQYQWRLKPLGDHLSVHLECHKGEKHFDATMAMKALPFNSKNLVKQLIKMPSQTVKVVFGIYWHALKLWLKGAPFYSHPKYQSDSHPDKQTSATETKNKKHKENSAC; this is encoded by the coding sequence ATGGCAAGCCCAGCCCAAAGTCAGCTGTACGTCGGCACTGTGCGTCATAGGCGCTTTACGCCGGTACAACACGCGTTGAATTACCCACTGTTTATGCCGGCGATTGATCTCGATGAGCTGGAAACATTGCAGCAGTCCGTTTGGGGTTTCGGCCAGCGCTGGTGGCATTGGGCGAGATGGAAACGCAGTGACTACCTAGGCAGCGGCGATCTGAAAACGGCGGTGCAAGAGAAAGTGCGCCAACTGACTGGGGTGGATTGCCAAGGGAAAGTGATCGCAGTCTGTCATCTACGTTATCTCGGGCTCTACTTCAGTCCGGTCAATTTTTATTACTTGCATGACGCGAACGGGAACTGGCGCTATATGTTGGCGGAAGTGAGTAACACACCGTGGAATGAGCGCCACTACTATGCGGTGTCTGCCAATCAAGACGATGAAACATATGGTTGGACGCAACAAAAAGCGTTCCATGTGTCGCCGTTTAACCCGCTCGATCAACAATATCAATGGCGACTGAAACCGCTTGGTGACCACTTGAGTGTTCATCTTGAGTGCCACAAAGGCGAAAAACACTTCGATGCGACTATGGCGATGAAAGCGTTGCCATTTAACAGCAAAAACTTGGTGAAGCAGTTGATCAAAATGCCGAGCCAAACAGTAAAAGTGGTGTTCGGTATTTATTGGCATGCGTTAAAGCTGTGGCTAAAAGGGGCTCCCTTTTATTCCCATCCTAAATACCAGTCTGATTCGCACCCAGATAAGCAAACGTCAGCAACAGAGACAAAAAATAAAAAGCACAAGGAGAATTCTGCATGCTAA
- the bioA gene encoding adenosylmethionine--8-amino-7-oxononanoate transaminase, with protein sequence MDLAFDRRHIWHPYTSTLTPLTCYPVSAAQGVTLQLEDGRTLVDGMSSWWSAIHGYNHPHLNAAAHAQIDRVSHVMFGGITHQPAINLCKKLLSLAPSNLEHVFLADSGSVAVEVSLKMALQYWHAKGESRPKFLTLRHGYHGDTFAAMSVTDPDNSMHSLYKGFLPEHIFANSPTVGFWDEWNPDDLAHFAEQIDQHHTQLAAVILEPIVQGAGGMRIYHPEFLKGVRTLCDQYGLLLIADEIATGFGRTGKLFACEHADVQPDILCVGKALTGGYMTLSATLTSKQVADTVCSGEAGCFMHGPTFMGNPLACAVATASLELIEQEDWRKQTSEIERLFSQLLPSLQAYPIVKETRWLGAIGVVETHRPVNMEVIQALFVELGVWIRPFGKLIYIMPPFISKPEHIEQLVNAIETALQRAECFV encoded by the coding sequence ATGGATTTAGCCTTCGACCGCCGCCACATCTGGCATCCTTACACTTCAACCTTAACACCTCTGACCTGCTATCCGGTCAGTGCCGCGCAAGGTGTGACACTACAGTTGGAAGACGGTCGAACGCTGGTTGACGGTATGTCCTCATGGTGGTCAGCCATTCATGGCTATAACCATCCGCACCTTAACGCTGCGGCGCACGCTCAGATTGATCGAGTTTCTCATGTCATGTTTGGTGGCATCACACACCAACCCGCCATTAATCTGTGCAAGAAACTGCTATCACTCGCACCGAGCAACCTAGAGCACGTATTCTTAGCCGATTCGGGATCGGTGGCTGTAGAAGTCAGTTTGAAAATGGCGTTGCAATATTGGCACGCCAAAGGCGAGTCTCGACCTAAATTCCTCACGTTACGCCACGGCTATCACGGTGATACGTTCGCCGCTATGTCGGTCACCGACCCAGACAACTCCATGCACTCTTTATACAAAGGCTTCTTACCGGAGCATATTTTCGCCAACTCGCCCACAGTCGGTTTTTGGGATGAGTGGAACCCAGACGATTTAGCCCATTTCGCCGAGCAAATCGACCAGCATCATACTCAGTTGGCGGCGGTGATCTTAGAGCCTATCGTCCAAGGCGCTGGTGGCATGCGCATCTATCATCCTGAGTTTTTAAAAGGTGTCCGAACGCTTTGTGACCAATATGGCCTGCTGCTGATTGCCGATGAGATCGCCACGGGTTTTGGTCGCACAGGCAAGCTCTTTGCTTGTGAACATGCTGATGTTCAACCGGATATTTTGTGCGTCGGAAAAGCGCTGACGGGCGGTTATATGACGCTGTCCGCTACCCTGACCAGCAAGCAGGTCGCCGACACCGTGTGCAGCGGGGAAGCAGGCTGCTTTATGCATGGACCAACATTCATGGGCAACCCCCTGGCCTGTGCGGTCGCAACGGCGAGTTTAGAGTTAATCGAACAAGAAGATTGGCGCAAGCAAACGAGTGAGATTGAACGGCTGTTTTCTCAATTACTGCCATCACTGCAAGCCTACCCAATCGTCAAAGAGACGCGCTGGCTAGGCGCGATTGGCGTGGTTGAAACTCATCGTCCAGTCAATATGGAAGTGATCCAAGCTCTGTTTGTCGAGCTCGGCGTATGGATTCGTCCATTTGGCAAACTGATCTATATCATGCCGCCCTTTATCAGCAAGCCAGAGCATATTGAACAACTGGTCAACGCAATTGAAACCGCGCTTCAGCGTGCAGAGTGTTTTGTTTAG
- a CDS encoding nuclear transport factor 2 family protein, which produces MDVSRVAQCYQTLSKDNLFLLEQVYHQNVVFEDAAHRLEGFSNLFDYFQALYRNVIRCDFSIHERCQVEDKGFITWTMTLQHPKLKQGCAIEVQGVSHLRFSEGKVIYHRDYFDLGEMLYEHLPLLGSVIKAIKKRLGQ; this is translated from the coding sequence ATGGATGTATCACGGGTGGCGCAATGTTATCAAACCTTGAGTAAAGACAATCTGTTTTTACTTGAGCAGGTCTACCACCAAAATGTGGTGTTTGAAGATGCCGCGCATCGTCTCGAAGGCTTTTCCAATCTCTTCGATTACTTTCAGGCTTTGTATCGCAATGTGATTCGCTGTGATTTTTCGATTCATGAGCGCTGCCAAGTGGAAGACAAAGGCTTCATTACTTGGACCATGACACTGCAGCATCCCAAGCTCAAACAAGGCTGTGCGATTGAAGTGCAGGGTGTTTCCCATCTGCGTTTTTCTGAGGGCAAGGTGATTTATCACCGCGACTACTTTGATCTTGGCGAAATGCTTTATGAACATCTGCCGCTGCTCGGTAGTGTGATTAAGGCGATTAAAAAGAGGCTAGGGCAATGA
- the bioF gene encoding 8-amino-7-oxononanoate synthase, with the protein MTPAFKSRIEGALSQRAQQGLSRRTQVIFSGNQTELECDGKRYINFSANDYLGLANDQSLVRAWQQGLSLYGCGSGASPMVTGFSPAHSNLEAALCDWLSFERAILFGSGFAANQAMLFSLLEKGDFLYQDKLNHASLQEAGHLSPATMKRWKHNDTRHLDTLLDAKGRSLVVTEGVFSMDGDLALLANITQVAKQKNAWLAVDDAHGIGVLGEEGRGSCDLAAIKPELLVVTFGKAFGLSGAAILCDQSTGDYLAQFARHHVYSTAIPPAQAYALTHAIEMIRTQRWRREKLDELQQTYALLLKNEAGYVDTSTPIKPWIIGDAQRAMAVSEHCRQKGLWLTAIRPPTVLQGTSRLRITLTANHSVEHLKVLGRSLLQAMGESK; encoded by the coding sequence ATGACGCCAGCGTTTAAGTCCAGAATTGAAGGCGCGCTTTCGCAAAGAGCGCAGCAAGGTTTGAGCCGGCGCACTCAGGTGATTTTCTCTGGTAACCAAACCGAGCTCGAATGTGATGGCAAACGTTATATCAACTTCTCTGCCAATGATTATTTGGGTTTAGCAAACGACCAGTCTCTAGTGCGCGCATGGCAACAAGGACTGAGTTTATACGGCTGTGGCAGTGGTGCGTCGCCGATGGTGACGGGGTTTTCCCCTGCGCACAGCAACCTCGAAGCGGCCTTATGTGACTGGCTAAGCTTTGAACGGGCCATCTTGTTTGGCTCGGGCTTTGCGGCCAATCAAGCTATGCTGTTCAGTTTGTTAGAAAAAGGCGATTTTCTTTACCAAGATAAACTCAATCATGCCTCTTTGCAGGAAGCTGGCCACCTTTCGCCCGCGACGATGAAACGGTGGAAGCATAACGACACTCGTCATCTCGATACTTTACTGGATGCAAAAGGGCGCAGCCTCGTGGTTACTGAGGGCGTGTTCAGTATGGATGGTGATCTCGCTCTGTTGGCAAACATCACTCAGGTCGCCAAGCAAAAAAACGCTTGGCTGGCGGTCGATGATGCCCACGGCATTGGCGTGCTTGGTGAGGAAGGTCGGGGCAGCTGCGATCTGGCCGCGATTAAACCAGAGCTTTTGGTAGTCACTTTTGGCAAAGCGTTTGGCTTATCTGGTGCGGCGATCTTGTGCGACCAATCCACTGGCGACTATCTGGCCCAATTTGCCCGTCATCATGTCTATTCGACGGCGATTCCACCCGCTCAAGCGTATGCTTTAACCCACGCGATTGAGATGATACGTACGCAACGTTGGCGAAGAGAAAAGTTAGATGAGTTGCAACAAACGTATGCTCTGTTGCTGAAAAATGAGGCGGGCTACGTTGATACATCGACACCAATAAAACCTTGGATTATAGGTGATGCACAACGCGCGATGGCGGTCTCTGAGCACTGTCGCCAGAAAGGCTTATGGCTGACGGCGATTCGTCCGCCAACCGTTTTGCAAGGAACTTCGCGTTTGAGAATTACCCTCACTGCGAACCACAGTGTCGAGCACCTTAAAGTGCTGGGTCGCAGTTTGTTGCAGGCGATGGGAGAGAGCAAGTGA
- the serS gene encoding serine--tRNA ligase, with protein sequence MLDSKLLRTELHETAAKLARRGFKLDVETIGKLEEQRKSIQVEVENLQSTRNSISKQIGQLMSAGDKEGAEKIKQQIGSLGSDLDAKKLELDALMAQLDDIILSVPNIPADEVPNGKDENDNLEISRWGEPKSYDFELKDHVDLGEMGDGLDFASAVKITGARFIVMKGQFARLHRAIAQFMLDLHTEEHGYTEMYVPYLVNADSLFGTGQLPKFGKDLFHTEPLTEKASDEEPRKLSLIPTAEVPVTNLVRDTITDEADLPIKMTAHTPCFRSEAGSYGRDTRGLIRMHQFDKVELVQITKPEDSMNALEELTGHAEKVLQLLELPYRKVLLCTGDMGFGSHKTYDLEVWVPAQNTYREISSCSNMWDFQARRMQARFRRKAEKKPELVHTLNGSGLAVGRTMVAILENNQEADGRIAIPTVLQKYMGGATHIG encoded by the coding sequence ATGCTGGATTCTAAATTACTTCGTACAGAGCTGCATGAAACAGCTGCTAAACTGGCACGTCGTGGCTTTAAGCTAGACGTAGAGACAATCGGTAAACTTGAAGAACAACGTAAGTCCATTCAAGTAGAAGTTGAAAATTTACAATCCACGCGTAACTCCATCTCCAAGCAAATCGGTCAACTGATGTCGGCTGGTGACAAAGAAGGTGCAGAAAAGATCAAGCAACAAATCGGATCATTAGGCTCTGATTTAGATGCGAAAAAACTCGAACTTGACGCACTGATGGCGCAGTTAGATGACATCATCCTTTCTGTTCCAAACATTCCTGCGGATGAAGTGCCAAATGGTAAAGACGAGAACGATAATCTTGAGATTTCGCGTTGGGGTGAGCCAAAGTCTTACGACTTCGAATTAAAAGATCACGTTGACCTAGGCGAAATGGGTGACGGTCTAGATTTCGCCAGCGCGGTTAAGATCACTGGTGCACGTTTCATCGTGATGAAAGGTCAGTTTGCCCGTCTGCACCGTGCAATCGCTCAGTTTATGCTGGATCTGCACACAGAAGAGCACGGCTATACAGAAATGTATGTGCCTTACCTTGTGAACGCAGACAGCCTATTCGGTACTGGTCAGTTGCCTAAATTTGGTAAGGATCTGTTCCATACTGAGCCGTTGACAGAAAAGGCCAGTGATGAAGAGCCGCGCAAACTTTCTCTTATTCCAACGGCTGAAGTTCCTGTGACTAACTTAGTGCGCGATACCATCACGGACGAAGCGGATCTGCCAATCAAGATGACGGCACATACGCCGTGTTTCCGCTCTGAAGCGGGTTCTTATGGCCGTGATACGCGCGGTTTGATCCGTATGCACCAATTCGACAAAGTGGAACTGGTTCAAATCACCAAACCTGAAGACTCAATGAACGCGTTGGAAGAGCTGACTGGTCATGCAGAAAAAGTACTGCAACTGCTCGAGCTACCTTACCGTAAAGTGCTACTTTGTACTGGCGACATGGGTTTCGGTTCTCACAAGACTTACGACTTAGAAGTGTGGGTGCCGGCGCAAAATACTTACCGTGAAATCTCTTCATGCTCAAACATGTGGGATTTCCAAGCTCGTCGCATGCAAGCACGCTTCCGTCGTAAAGCAGAGAAGAAACCAGAGCTGGTGCATACTCTAAACGGTTCTGGTTTGGCTGTTGGCCGTACCATGGTTGCCATTCTTGAAAACAACCAAGAAGCAGACGGCCGTATTGCCATTCCGACCGTACTTCAGAAGTACATGGGCGGCGCAACGCACATCGGTTAA